The following proteins are co-located in the Marinomonas profundi genome:
- the ppiC gene encoding peptidylprolyl isomerase PpiC: MSTASACHILVKTKAEAESLKEKLDKGADFYKLAKQFSSCPSGKKGGDLGEFHKGDMVPAFDKVVFGGPLLKVQGPIKTQFGFHLIKVLYRS, translated from the coding sequence ATGTCAACGGCAAGTGCGTGTCATATTTTGGTGAAAACAAAAGCGGAAGCGGAGTCTTTGAAGGAAAAATTGGATAAGGGCGCTGATTTTTATAAATTGGCTAAGCAGTTTTCTAGCTGCCCATCAGGAAAAAAAGGGGGTGACCTTGGTGAGTTTCATAAAGGTGATATGGTGCCCGCATTTGATAAAGTGGTTTTTGGTGGTCCCTTATTAAAAGTGCAGGGCCCTATTAAAACGCAATTTGGTTTTCATCTTATCAAAGTGTTATACCGTTCTTGA
- a CDS encoding class II 3-deoxy-7-phosphoheptulonate synthase → MKQWELTSWREKTALQQPVYPNAEHLAQVESTLGKMPPLVFAGEARQLKKALAQVANGQSFLLQGGDCAESFAEFHANNIRDTFKVMLQMAVVLTYAGKCPVVKVGRMAGQFAKPRSAGSEVINGVELPSYRGDIINGIDFTEQARIPDPERLVQVYNQSASTMNLLRAFAQGGFADLHQVHQWNLDFLSASPAGSRYQGVADKIDDALQFMEACGIGPGLAQLKETDFYTSHEALLLPYEQALTRKDSLTGEWYDCSAHMLWIGDRTRQLDGAHVEFLRGVQNPIGVKAGPTMDPEDLLRLCDVLNPHNEAGRLNIIVRMGADKVEEGMPKLIQAIQREGKQVVWSSDPMHGNTVKASTGYKTRRVDDVLREVQQFFQVHNAEGSYAGGVHFEMTGQNVTECVGGAFEVTEADLADRYHTHCDPRLNADQSLELAFMISETLKKARS, encoded by the coding sequence ATGAAACAGTGGGAATTAACAAGTTGGAGAGAAAAGACGGCATTGCAGCAGCCGGTTTATCCTAATGCTGAGCATCTGGCTCAAGTTGAAAGTACATTGGGGAAAATGCCTCCGCTTGTTTTTGCAGGCGAAGCTCGTCAGTTAAAAAAAGCCTTGGCGCAGGTGGCTAATGGGCAGTCGTTTTTATTACAAGGTGGGGATTGTGCAGAAAGTTTTGCAGAGTTTCATGCCAATAATATTCGCGATACCTTTAAGGTTATGCTGCAGATGGCGGTGGTATTGACCTACGCAGGCAAATGCCCTGTGGTAAAGGTGGGTCGTATGGCGGGGCAATTTGCTAAGCCAAGATCCGCTGGCTCAGAAGTGATTAATGGGGTGGAATTGCCAAGTTATCGTGGCGACATTATTAATGGTATTGATTTTACTGAGCAGGCTAGGATCCCGGATCCTGAGCGTTTGGTGCAGGTGTACAATCAAAGCGCGTCTACAATGAACCTGCTGCGAGCTTTTGCTCAAGGTGGTTTTGCGGATTTACATCAAGTGCATCAATGGAACTTGGATTTTTTAAGTGCTAGCCCGGCCGGAAGTCGCTACCAAGGTGTTGCTGATAAAATTGACGATGCTTTGCAGTTTATGGAGGCGTGCGGTATTGGTCCTGGTTTGGCCCAACTAAAAGAAACCGATTTTTATACTTCTCATGAGGCCTTGTTGTTGCCCTATGAACAAGCTTTAACTCGTAAAGATAGTTTGACGGGTGAATGGTATGACTGTTCAGCGCACATGTTGTGGATTGGGGATCGTACTCGCCAATTAGACGGCGCTCACGTAGAGTTTTTGCGTGGTGTGCAAAACCCGATCGGAGTGAAAGCGGGCCCTACCATGGATCCTGAAGACCTTTTGCGACTGTGTGATGTGTTGAACCCACATAACGAAGCGGGTCGTTTGAATATTATTGTGCGCATGGGGGCGGACAAAGTTGAAGAGGGCATGCCTAAGCTAATCCAAGCCATTCAGCGTGAAGGTAAGCAGGTTGTTTGGAGTAGTGATCCGATGCATGGTAATACCGTCAAAGCGTCTACGGGTTATAAAACTCGTCGGGTTGATGATGTGCTAAGAGAAGTTCAGCAGTTCTTTCAAGTGCATAATGCCGAGGGGAGTTATGCTGGCGGTGTGCATTTTGAAATGACCGGTCAGAATGTTACCGAATGCGTCGGTGGCGCTTTTGAGGTGACCGAGGCGGATTTGGCGGATCGATACCATACACATTGTGATCCGCGTTTAAATGCTGATCAATCATTAGAGTTGGCTTTTATGATTTCCGAGACGCTTAAAAAAGCCAGATCTTAG
- the rpmI gene encoding 50S ribosomal protein L35 — translation MSKIKSHSGAAKRFKRTANGFKHKQSHTSHILTKKSTKRKRHLRSMNQIAQSDKALIVRMLPYI, via the coding sequence ATGTCCAAAATTAAGTCACACAGTGGCGCAGCTAAGCGCTTCAAACGTACCGCGAATGGTTTTAAGCATAAGCAGTCTCATACTAGTCACATTTTGACTAAGAAATCGACTAAGCGTAAGCGTCATCTTCGTTCTATGAACCAGATTGCGCAAAGCGACAAAGCGTTAATTGTACGCATGTTGCCATACATCTAA
- a CDS encoding TIGR01244 family sulfur transferase: protein MSSPVQLDVFYFVAPQLVKADLAYLKAQGFERIINNRPEAESEDQPTGESLRIEAEALGLEYVSNPIDLSKLSQDDVDLQGRFLESAKKTLAFCRTGTRSSVLWVLLEQGKGGDYSELVAQVSGKGFDLSRCAPAMAPLVNYG, encoded by the coding sequence ATGAGTAGTCCTGTTCAGCTTGATGTGTTTTATTTTGTTGCGCCTCAGCTTGTTAAGGCCGATCTTGCTTACCTTAAGGCGCAAGGGTTTGAGAGAATCATTAATAATCGTCCTGAAGCCGAGTCAGAAGATCAGCCTACTGGGGAAAGTCTTCGTATTGAGGCGGAAGCGTTAGGGCTTGAATATGTCAGTAACCCGATTGATCTATCTAAATTGTCTCAAGATGATGTTGATCTGCAAGGAAGGTTTCTAGAATCTGCTAAAAAAACCTTGGCTTTTTGCCGAACGGGTACGCGCTCTTCGGTGTTGTGGGTGTTGTTAGAGCAGGGTAAAGGGGGTGACTATAGTGAGTTGGTAGCGCAAGTTTCGGGGAAAGGTTTTGATCTTTCACGTTGCGCCCCTGCTATGGCACCTTTGGTAAATTATGGTTAG
- a CDS encoding response regulator — MSTYAAISDLSFLLVEPSDTQKKIITKALEEAGIKQIEYANNIQEAVAVISAFPPDLVISSMYLPDGSANDLIDNIRNNESTENQCFMLISSERNKEHLEHLRQSGVLAILPKPFSQKDLKRAIHATLDLIVEEEINLEMFDPKTLRVLVTDDSLMARKHISKTLNTMGIGEIEFAENGKQAITLLNEMEFDLIVTDYNMPEMDGRELTEAVRLDPALAHIPILMVSSNSEDSQLSNIAQEGVDAICGKPFEPSVVRTLLAKILN; from the coding sequence ATGAGTACTTATGCAGCAATCAGCGACCTTTCTTTTCTTCTTGTGGAACCCTCAGACACCCAAAAGAAGATCATTACCAAAGCGCTGGAAGAAGCCGGTATAAAACAAATCGAATACGCCAATAACATACAAGAAGCCGTCGCCGTCATCTCTGCCTTCCCACCAGACCTCGTCATTTCCTCCATGTACCTTCCTGACGGCAGTGCAAACGATCTAATTGATAACATCAGAAACAATGAGTCCACTGAGAACCAGTGTTTTATGTTAATTTCCAGTGAGCGCAACAAAGAACACTTAGAACACCTAAGGCAATCTGGTGTCCTTGCCATACTGCCTAAGCCCTTTAGTCAAAAAGATCTTAAACGCGCCATTCACGCCACCCTCGACCTAATTGTGGAGGAAGAGATCAACTTAGAGATGTTTGATCCCAAAACCCTACGCGTCCTAGTAACCGATGACAGCCTAATGGCCCGCAAACACATCAGTAAAACGCTCAATACCATGGGAATAGGAGAGATAGAATTCGCAGAAAATGGCAAGCAAGCCATTACACTGCTTAATGAAATGGAATTTGACCTAATCGTCACAGACTACAATATGCCAGAAATGGACGGGAGGGAGCTCACAGAAGCCGTTCGTCTTGACCCCGCATTAGCACATATCCCCATCCTCATGGTGAGCTCAAATTCGGAAGACAGCCAATTATCAAACATCGCCCAAGAAGGCGTTGACGCCATTTGCGGAAAGCCCTTTGAGCCTAGCGTAGTAAGAACACTGCTTGCCAAAATACTAAATTAA
- a CDS encoding GIY-YIG nuclease family protein, which yields MVVFKITNNISGKHYIGTSFNSGFQRFEQYVEAANEGLDFPLYNDIRENGIAAFTVEELFETSDKQELYELETDYISIYNGESLRGYKIAQTAEKAANPTFGKKALFDANGVSTTEQPKKTRKTVAKKTVELPKKTLEEAPTAKSFFGELIGEDRLGTPAATGTPEKKKAPTRTKSKASIQKMLNEAEKVSKKEREEKLKSQQQAEAEEMALIMAKIDVTSKSATSTFRRRKS from the coding sequence TTGGTCGTTTTTAAAATCACAAATAACATCTCCGGGAAGCACTACATTGGCACATCATTCAATAGTGGATTTCAACGATTCGAACAATATGTTGAAGCTGCAAATGAAGGCCTTGATTTCCCTCTATACAATGACATTAGGGAGAATGGCATTGCCGCGTTTACCGTTGAAGAGCTATTTGAAACCAGCGATAAACAAGAGTTATACGAACTAGAAACAGACTATATTTCTATCTATAACGGTGAAAGTTTACGCGGCTATAAAATCGCACAGACTGCCGAAAAAGCCGCCAATCCAACCTTTGGCAAAAAAGCACTGTTTGACGCCAATGGCGTATCAACGACAGAGCAACCAAAGAAAACCAGAAAAACTGTGGCGAAAAAGACCGTAGAGCTTCCAAAAAAAACACTTGAAGAAGCCCCTACAGCCAAATCCTTCTTTGGAGAACTCATCGGTGAAGACCGACTAGGTACTCCAGCGGCCACAGGCACACCGGAAAAGAAAAAAGCGCCCACTCGAACCAAAAGCAAAGCAAGCATCCAGAAGATGCTAAACGAAGCGGAAAAGGTATCGAAAAAAGAGCGTGAAGAAAAGCTCAAGTCACAACAGCAAGCGGAAGCCGAAGAAATGGCGTTAATTATGGCAAAGATAGACGTAACGTCGAAATCTGCCACGTCCACCTTTCGTCGTCGTAAAAGCTAA
- a CDS encoding helix-turn-helix domain-containing protein — protein MVSRPSLETATASEPDSFVEPLELGKRVKEIRLAKGWTLEEVGKRTGIARSTLSKIENDQVSPSFAIVQKLIKGLEMDLPQLFVEASDYSIAGRRDITRKGKGEPHPTATYEHELLNYSISRKKMVPFKTTVRARSFAEFKEWVRHDGEEFLLVLGGKVNFFSELYEPIELKEGDSVYYDATMGHAVVSTSVRDAEILWVVAR, from the coding sequence ATGGTTAGTCGTCCGTCATTAGAAACAGCTACTGCGTCTGAGCCTGATAGCTTTGTTGAGCCTCTGGAGCTTGGTAAGCGAGTAAAAGAGATTCGTCTTGCAAAGGGGTGGACACTTGAAGAGGTGGGGAAAAGGACAGGTATTGCTCGTTCAACCTTATCCAAAATTGAAAACGATCAAGTTTCCCCCAGTTTTGCTATTGTCCAGAAGCTAATAAAAGGCTTAGAAATGGACTTGCCGCAACTCTTTGTTGAGGCGAGCGATTACTCAATTGCGGGCAGGCGAGACATTACTCGCAAAGGTAAAGGTGAGCCTCATCCGACAGCAACCTATGAGCATGAGTTGTTGAATTACTCCATTTCTCGTAAAAAAATGGTGCCTTTTAAAACCACGGTGCGGGCAAGGTCTTTTGCTGAATTTAAAGAGTGGGTTCGCCACGATGGAGAAGAATTTTTGCTGGTCTTAGGCGGTAAAGTTAATTTTTTCTCTGAGCTCTATGAGCCAATTGAATTAAAAGAAGGTGACAGCGTGTATTATGATGCCACTATGGGCCATGCCGTTGTGTCAACTTCCGTCAGAGATGCCGAAATACTCTGGGTAGTTGCCCGTTGA
- a CDS encoding O-methyltransferase has translation MDLSNLDDYCIETTQAEPDLLIELVEKTYSDMGYPNKLSGKTIGRTLKLLAKIAQPKRALEIGMFTGYSALSIAEGMPSDGKLICCETNPKAIEFAQSFFDRSEHGKKIQAIFGPALDTIESLEGEFDFVFIDADKRNYLNYYEAVIPLVKSGGLIIIDNSLWQGRVLDPKENSDMAVNQVNRLIAQDERVENVHLNVRDGLNIVVKH, from the coding sequence ATGGATCTCTCAAATCTTGACGACTACTGCATTGAGACCACTCAAGCAGAACCTGACCTATTGATTGAACTGGTTGAAAAAACCTATTCTGACATGGGTTATCCCAATAAGTTATCAGGAAAAACCATTGGCCGCACCTTGAAGCTGCTGGCAAAAATTGCGCAACCTAAACGTGCGCTTGAGATCGGTATGTTTACTGGCTACTCGGCCCTTTCAATTGCGGAAGGCATGCCAAGCGACGGTAAGCTTATTTGCTGTGAAACCAACCCAAAAGCGATTGAATTCGCTCAGTCTTTTTTTGATCGTAGCGAGCACGGTAAGAAAATCCAAGCGATTTTTGGCCCTGCCTTAGATACGATCGAATCCCTTGAAGGGGAATTTGACTTTGTCTTTATTGATGCCGATAAGCGTAACTACCTGAATTATTATGAAGCGGTTATCCCACTTGTAAAATCAGGCGGTCTTATCATCATCGATAACTCCTTATGGCAAGGAAGAGTTCTAGACCCGAAAGAAAACAGCGACATGGCTGTCAACCAAGTTAACCGCTTAATTGCGCAAGACGAACGAGTTGAGAATGTTCACTTGAATGTTCGTGACGGTCTTAACATCGTCGTAAAACACTAA
- the thrS gene encoding threonine--tRNA ligase, protein MPLITLPDGSQRSFSNPVTVMQVAEDIGPGLAKATVAGRIDGRLVDACELISDDAKLSIITGKDSEGVEIIRHSFAHLVGHAVKQLYPTAEMAIGPVIDEGFYYDIAYERPFTPDDLAAIEKRIGELVKIDYDVVKKMTPVADARQQFVERGERYKVALIDDMDESVTEVGLYHHEEYMDMCRGPHVPNTRVLRHFKLMKLAGAYWRGDSNNEMLQRIYGTAWNDKKELKAYLTRIEEAEKRDHRKLGKKLDLFHLQEEAPGMVFWHPKGWRLYQAVEQYMRQKQLDNNYQEVKTPQIVDRVLWEKSGHWGKYHENMFTTHSENRDYAVKPMNCPCHIQVYNQGLKSYRDLPFRMAEFGSCHRNEPSGALHGIMRVRNFVQDDGHIFVTEGQIQQEVSEFIALLHEVYADFGFDNIIYRLSTRPEQRVGSDEVWDKAEKSLSDALDSAGLDWEELPGEGAFYGPKVEFSLKDAIGRVWQCGTIQVDFSMPTRLGAQYVSEDGSRQTPVMLHRAIVGSLERFIGILIEETEGAFPVWLAPEQVVIMNITDRQADYCADLAKTLNSNGFRAKLDLRNEKIGFKIREHTLQRVPYMIVVGDKEVEQQQVAVRTRTGEDLGVMSISEFEGLLQKEVARRSRKQEMEIVL, encoded by the coding sequence ATGCCTTTAATTACCTTGCCAGACGGCAGCCAACGTTCTTTTTCAAATCCTGTTACTGTCATGCAAGTGGCTGAAGATATAGGTCCTGGCCTTGCGAAAGCCACGGTGGCGGGCCGCATCGATGGTCGACTTGTTGATGCTTGCGAACTGATTTCTGATGACGCTAAATTGAGCATCATTACAGGGAAAGACTCTGAAGGTGTGGAAATCATTCGCCACTCGTTTGCGCATCTTGTTGGTCATGCTGTTAAGCAATTGTATCCAACCGCAGAAATGGCCATCGGGCCGGTTATTGACGAGGGGTTCTATTATGATATTGCTTATGAACGCCCATTTACGCCAGACGATTTGGCGGCCATTGAAAAGCGCATCGGTGAACTGGTTAAAATAGATTACGATGTGGTTAAAAAAATGACGCCAGTAGCGGATGCTCGCCAGCAGTTTGTTGAGCGTGGCGAACGCTATAAAGTTGCCTTGATTGATGATATGGATGAGTCTGTAACAGAGGTGGGGTTATATCATCACGAAGAATACATGGATATGTGTCGTGGCCCTCATGTGCCTAATACTCGTGTGTTGCGTCATTTTAAACTGATGAAACTGGCTGGTGCCTACTGGCGTGGTGATTCAAATAATGAAATGCTGCAGCGTATTTATGGCACGGCGTGGAATGACAAAAAAGAATTGAAAGCGTATTTGACGCGTATTGAAGAAGCGGAAAAACGTGACCACAGAAAACTAGGAAAAAAACTTGACCTTTTTCACCTTCAAGAAGAAGCGCCAGGTATGGTGTTTTGGCACCCTAAAGGATGGCGATTGTATCAAGCGGTTGAGCAGTATATGCGTCAGAAACAGCTTGATAACAACTATCAGGAAGTCAAAACACCACAAATCGTTGATCGTGTGCTGTGGGAAAAGTCTGGGCACTGGGGTAAGTATCATGAGAACATGTTTACGACCCATTCAGAAAACCGAGATTACGCCGTAAAACCAATGAATTGCCCTTGTCATATTCAGGTTTATAATCAAGGCCTGAAGAGCTATCGTGATTTGCCGTTTCGCATGGCGGAATTCGGCTCTTGTCATCGCAACGAGCCTTCTGGTGCTTTGCATGGTATTATGCGCGTGCGTAATTTTGTACAAGACGATGGCCACATATTTGTAACTGAGGGGCAAATTCAGCAAGAAGTGTCTGAGTTTATCGCTTTGTTGCATGAAGTTTATGCAGACTTTGGCTTCGATAATATTATTTATCGTTTATCTACTCGTCCTGAACAGCGTGTGGGATCTGATGAAGTGTGGGATAAGGCTGAAAAGTCTTTGTCTGATGCTTTGGATTCGGCTGGTTTGGATTGGGAAGAGTTGCCGGGAGAAGGGGCCTTTTATGGACCTAAAGTTGAGTTTTCTCTGAAAGACGCCATTGGCCGTGTATGGCAATGTGGTACTATTCAGGTTGATTTCTCGATGCCGACACGTTTGGGTGCACAGTATGTATCGGAAGATGGCTCACGCCAAACTCCTGTTATGCTGCACCGTGCAATAGTTGGCTCGCTTGAACGTTTTATTGGTATATTGATCGAAGAAACAGAAGGTGCTTTTCCGGTCTGGCTTGCGCCTGAGCAAGTTGTTATCATGAACATTACAGATCGCCAAGCAGATTATTGTGCTGATTTGGCAAAAACATTGAATTCAAATGGCTTTAGAGCAAAACTTGACTTGAGAAACGAGAAGATCGGGTTTAAAATCCGCGAGCATACTCTTCAACGAGTGCCGTACATGATCGTCGTTGGTGATAAAGAGGTCGAGCAGCAACAGGTTGCCGTTCGTACCCGCACCGGTGAAGATCTTGGAGTGATGAGTATTTCCGAATTTGAAGGTTTGCTTCAAAAAGAAGTTGCTCGCCGTAGCCGTAAACAAGAAATGGAGATAGTACTATAA
- the infC gene encoding translation initiation factor IF-3, translating to MNRGRTASKQRPLINENIRATEVRLIAADGEQVGVVSLEEALKAAQEATLDLVQIADSDPIVCKIMDYGKHIFEAKKAKAAQKKNAKQIQVKEMKFRPGTEEGDYQVKLRNLIRFLEGGDKAKVSLRYRGREMAHQELGMQLMNRVAQDLEDYGVVEQAAKMEGRQLTMVLGPKKKK from the coding sequence ATGAATCGTGGGCGTACCGCTAGTAAGCAGCGTCCTCTAATCAACGAGAACATTCGAGCTACCGAAGTGCGTTTGATCGCTGCTGATGGTGAACAAGTTGGCGTTGTCTCTCTTGAAGAGGCTCTAAAGGCAGCTCAAGAAGCTACTTTAGACTTAGTGCAAATTGCTGATTCAGATCCGATTGTTTGCAAAATCATGGACTACGGCAAGCATATCTTTGAGGCCAAAAAAGCGAAAGCGGCTCAAAAGAAAAATGCGAAGCAGATCCAAGTTAAAGAAATGAAATTCCGTCCAGGGACGGAGGAAGGGGATTATCAGGTAAAACTCCGCAACCTGATACGTTTCCTTGAAGGCGGGGATAAGGCCAAAGTATCGTTACGATACCGCGGTCGTGAAATGGCCCATCAGGAGCTTGGTATGCAGCTTATGAATCGAGTCGCTCAAGACTTAGAGGATTATGGTGTAGTAGAGCAAGCTGCGAAAATGGAAGGTCGTCAATTGACTATGGTGCTAGGCCCCAAAAAGAAGAAGTAA